From the Syngnathus typhle isolate RoL2023-S1 ecotype Sweden linkage group LG22, RoL_Styp_1.0, whole genome shotgun sequence genome, the window gtttgttttgtagcttttactgtatataatatgaggtgctcatacatttatttgagttgacagtcataatggccctccgaagaagctatgactacaatgcggcccgtgaaaaaaatgagtttgacacccctgatctagaatATATAGAATAGACAAAGATGAATAAATTCCATCCCAATTAACATCCGAAAGCCAGATCAGTTCTTGTCAAACGATTGTAGGAATCTTTAGGCACTTTTTGCAAAATCATGACTATTTGCAGCCTTACTGTATAATTCAAGTATGGAAGTAGTGTGATGTGAGGCATGTGGTTTCCCGcccacatatattttttttaatgatacttAAAATCTAATCAGCCCTCCCACTCCAAAAAGAGACAGGCACGACACCGCCACGCACATTCTTTCAAGATGTCCGAGGTTAATGATCATGTTTGTATCTTGCATGGAAATTGGCAATACAAAATGTACTATGCACTTTGAACTATTACCAATCTGACAGCtcaacactttttgtttttttttaacgctttAAGACCAGCTGCTCAATTAACAAtattatgattttattttaaacagaAAATCTTAATTTGACCCGACAGCTAAACCTGTGGGAAGTGTTCATGTGTTTAATTTACTGTCATAACACCCAGTTCAAACAGAATATATACTCACCCCTCGTGGCTTTGTCGGAAAACAATCCTCCAGCGTTAAATGGGCACTGGGCCAGTTCTTTGATATTgtcaaatttttttttcccttgactCCTTCTGACTCCCTctggctttttttcctttctcactgTAGCGCTTTGATTCCCCCTCTGAGCATTCGCTTCACACCTTCCCTCGCCGGCTCTTCGGTCCCCTCCCTTGCTCGCTCTCGCTGACTTTGTTGATCGCCGCTCGCCTCTCCAACGAGGTGAAAAAACACTCTTGTCAAATACCCCTTGGTCATCCCGACGTCGCACATCCTCATCAGTTGCTAAGGAGCTTCAATATCGTGCTGAATCGTCCAACTCTATTTCTGGGATCGGATGCAACAGCTGTTTTCTGTGGCTAGGGGCCACGTCGAAAGCCTTTTCTCCAGAAAATTGTCCTAGGCAGTCAGACAATTGAAGAATCTTCTGAGGAGACCCGAGAAAGCTTCGAAAATGGTTTTCACTCACCCCGCAAACTTTTTCAACTCCATCCTCAATGCTGCAAGAATATTTGTTCCCATGAGTGGATCCTCCTGTCCTCAGCCAAATTGCCGATTCTCCACTATTAGAACCAAAGCCCACGCGTCTGATAGCCTCATCCTGTACCGGGGCTACTGAGCAACATGGAAGAGGATGGAGGAAAAGGTGAGGTGGAGGAGTAGAAGGAGTACAGTGAAGCATATGGTGGGAGGAGTCTGAGGAGGAGTCAGTGTCATCCACAAAACTACTAAGCACCTGTTGCGCAATATGGTTTAACGTACTATTTACTTTAGATTGGTAATTGGCGCCATTGTGTTGGGAGTTGTTTAGGAATGGCACTTTTAAACTCACAACTCCAACCAGCAACTCTTTTTACCAAGTCATATGATGTCTACGTTCAGCCGTTGACATTATATTGTCTAGAGATGGAATGAACATTTTCAGAGAATAATCATGACATCATGTTTGGATACATATTGCTAAAGACGTTTGAAAAATATTACTTTGGAATATTCTAAAGTTATAACTGCTAATAATTGAAGTGTTCATCAGTCAAATGAATTCATTTTGAGAAAGAAATTCAGTATGTTTTCACTTTATTGGtcaaattataaaaaaatgGCCGACATACCAGACATCAAACGTATAGTTGTAATGAGCAATGTATAGTTTTATCaaactaatctttttttttttcacatcacgGTGAGCTATCCCCTGTTGTCTGCTTAATGGGCTTCATGCTGGAATGAGAAATTCCTGCCAAGAATTAGTAACGGTGTTAATAGCTATCGCACATTGTCAAAGTTCAAGTCTCCTGGAGCATTCATGGCTGACTTTTCAactatttcattttattgaacATAATGAGCAAGCTACCAGCTCGAAAAAACACGGACCTGATTTAACCAGGGGGCAGCGATGCTTTTGTTTTCGATGAGTAACGGAAAAAGACACTACATGGAATCAATGAGTTTTGCTCATCGACATTAGACAGGCAGCtaaaatgtatataaaaaaaattcagctaATGCCCTGGCGAAATTGCTTCATTGACTttatgtgtttgctttttatttttatttttgttttactctGTTTTACTCTACTGTACCAGGTCGTCATTGTATCAGCATTTCTATTCTCAATTGCCCAACCTGGGcaaatgaattcattttattttcactgtTAGTAATTCCCAAATGGCAATTATGTCAAATCAGGGCATTTTGGAAAGAACAAATAAATGAGTCATTCAGGATTCTTTTACCTCAATTCAAGATAATCGTTTTGAGCGATTCTCATCTCCCACATTGACGCTCCCTATTATGTGCTAAATAATAAAGGCAGAAACACAATTCACTGTTTGTCGCTCACCTTTGTCAATCGCAACAATAAGTAGGAAACATTCAATATCGACAGCCACCTTTGTTCAATTAAATGTATTGTAACATGCATTCATCAGCTCTACCGAGGAGGTTGTTGTGTCGCTAAccgctttgtttgtttgcacttGGTGAATAATGCATGACTCTTGATGACTAAATTGGACTGAACAAAAGGTGGACAATTTGTTCCAGAAGTCAGAGGAGGCTTGGCCTTGGCTCGGATTCATCGTTTTGGTTCCGAGTCATTTTATTAGGCTGTAATCACGTCAACGTAacatttcacaaaaaaatacattcacttTTGCATCTCATTTTATGCTCACAGTTTCTTGctgtgcatttctttttttcttttcttcctatGCTAAAAATCTATATGCGACGATCAAAAGATGATATTATGGTTGGCCGTCACATATTGATAGTTTGGAAGCAGTGAGGCTTCCCGATGGGTTTATTGACTGACTAAGTTTGAGGCAAGATCTCGAGGGAAATTTCCTaagtgttcattttttttttttttttttttttgtgtggatttCGATTACTCTTCAAAACGTgcggaaggaaaaataaagaaatgctTTTACAGTTTATTTCAGCTAATGGCATGATGCGAGGACTTTTGAGAATTAAACCTCATATGTGCATCGATGATAGTTTAGTACCATAATTATGTCATTAGCCTAATTTAGTATTAGTTTCATCTTCATCTCCATTTTGTTTAATTAAAGCGCTGATTAGGGATAAAATTAAATTATTCCCGTGACCCATTTTTGAGACAAAACATTTGTAAATTGGGAAAACTGGAAGTGAATTTGTCGCCCATATGAAGTCCTATGGGGGGGTGTCTAAGTCTTCTGGTACTTTGGTGCTGTTCAAGGCCAAGTACCAAGTCTTTATTTAGCTTTCAGTGGGTGCATTGTTCTTCCTCTGAATGTGAGAATACTGATAATCTGTTGTCTCTTTTGTTTTCAAGTTGAAAAATATACCGTTGCAAGTTTAGGGTTTCATTTTTTCGTCATTGTGTCTTCCAGGTTTGGTTTCTTTTTTCAATCAGTTTGTTTTCGACACGGCTTAGATGGCAATTTTGTGGCTGAGTCGGAGTTTATTTCCGAATGCAATTGTATTcaattaattggaaaaaaacatttgcggAAGCGCATTTTTTTTGGAGGACTTAGAATTTAAATTGAAAGGAATCCTCTGAGTTCTTTCATGTTGCTTCCACACTAATAAAACCCATTCCTAATGAGAATAAAGCCCCGAGTGAATTGAGGTTCCTCTGCTCTGACTTTGACATCCGCACAATCACCATTGCAAGTAAATAGCTTCAGCTTCTTGATTTCACCGCCTGGTTTACTCAGGACTTTAATTGCAATTAGCTCAAGCAGTGGTTTATCGATGTGTACAGACTTTTCTGTTCCCTGTCTTGTTGTCCTAATTGGCTTAGTCAAAAAGGCGTGACGGGGAGTCTGCTGGAGGTACCATAGCATTAagtttgcaatttttttctggttttgtttgtttgtaatttCTCCGGTAAGTGTCGACCATCCCGACGCTAAAGTTACAATTAATAACAGACATGCAAAAGCAAACATGCATCCATTCCATCTCCCTAAGTTCTTGTCTTTTTAGAAGTTTGGCAGAAGATTCTTGTTGCCATGGCTACGTCAGTGCTTACTGACTGATTTCCATGATAAAAGGTTCACAATGTCAAAGGGActgctttattttattattttttttattttccatcctGCTGCATATTTTCAATGACACAATTCTATTTAGTCACTTCATGGAGTGTCTGAGGAATGCAAAATTGAGTTGTGACGCCTCCATTTCTGATTGCATTTGAAGAAGTACTGACATTTCAAACTAACGATTGCTCTGAAGTCCATTTTTTTTGGAGCCAGTTTCAATTAGTGAATAGTCGTACAACTTTGGGTCATTGATAGATCGGTCCGTCGGTCGCTGAGACTTGCTTGTTTGTCAGTATCGCTGTAGACCAGCAGCTGTTAAAGGATTCCACCCCGCTGTCACGTCAAGCTGACTTTCTTCAGCCACCTCCTTTCTATTCAGACGTCATTTCTCTCTGTGCCAGCGAGAAAAAGCCCCACCCCCCTGCAGCTTCTCCTTTTTGACCCCCATCACTCCCTGTTCAGCAAAGCACTCAAGGACAACTTGCAGATGGTCCCGAGCGCCACACGTCTGCAATATCGTGCACGTTGGGCAGGCTGTGAGTGACGAGCGCTCTTCTAGCAGGTCTCCAGCTGAGCGTCCATCTGTGTTTGTCACCCTGACCTGTGTCTACTGTTTGTGACTACACCTGCTGAGTTTAGAATTAGTCTGCCCTTTTTTGGGGAGGAAGGGGAAACCATCATTAGTCTTATTTTCTCGTCCTTCTTGTTTAAAGTCGGCGGTGTGGagctcatttttgtcacatGGTTTCCTTCTGAGGGCCACTTTGACTGTCAATCCCGAAAAATATGAACGtcttatattatatacagtatagcctACATAACAAACTGATAAATATCTCATCAAATCAGGGACTTGTAAAAACAGTTCAAAAtgataaaaagatgaatggtaataaatacCGCTAGTCACAgctctatttttatttgttttttaaatgaagactaTTTACAATTTTTGTATCGACACATAAAGTTGCATAATTTGTCTTTGGAGGCCCAAATATAATTATAGTTTGCCACCAGTGTTTAAACTAAACCACCTGTCCCTTCTTCTCTGTTAAAACCAAACTGTGCATCTTGTGTTTGCAGCCCTTGTTCGGAAGTAAACATAATAGTAGTTTTGAATGAGGTTAATTTTTCACCCGAATGCAGTGCTGAGtggctgacctttgaccttgcaGCACATCGGCTGTGTCTCTATGTACTTAATGGTTGGCGAGTCACTTCATGTCTCAAGGGCCGACAACAACAATGGGATTCGATTTTCGGTGCGTGAAATCGGAGATGCGACCTTGCACATTAACGTGCTTGTGTTTTTCTTATTCTTTCATTTGTTCTTATGACATCTACAAAGATAAGGAGTGCCATTGCTTAATAGATTCCAcctcaatccaaaaaaaaaaaaaggcaggccGTGTTTGGTGGTGAGGGGCTTTTGTAACTTTTGGAATGTCATGTAACCTTAAAGGTTGATCTGTTCTGGGTCTGACCTAAGCGAAAAGAAAATTGTAGATTGCACCCTTCATTTTGTCTGCACCTGTTTATTGAACATGAAATTGCATACTCCTGCTTGCATGTGGAGATGAGCGTAATTATCACGAGAGCTTTGAAGAGCCCTTCAGACCCGACGGCCAGTACCTGTTCTTGTTTCGCAGTCCTAGTGGGTGATGCATTCCAGCATGTCCATTGGCACATCAATCGCCTTTCACGCTATAAAAGATGTTAACAATTTGGGTCCGGCGCACGAGCGTGCTTCTGCAGCTTTCTAACTTGTTGACAACTCAACCTCTGTGTTAATTTGCTTCCGAGTGCCCTCAGCGGGTTtgttttggaaacaaaatggcgGCACACGTTGACTGTTTACGCAATGCTATTGATTGCTTATGCAAAGgttgattattttgttttgtttctttatctGGGAAGGGACAAATGTGCTATGATGCAGAGGAATCAGTTGGTTCTCTACATGGCTTAAGTTTTTTAATCAAATGCTCTTTCTCGGCCATTTTTAGGGGATTGCTTCACTCAATTCCGCTTTTCTGAAGAAAAAGACTGGGAGACGGATACATCTTCATCCACTCAGGTAAATCCAAGGATGCATTAATATGCTTATTGTTATAGTTTTTTAATGGGGTAAATTACAGTCTTGGCGGATTAATGTGTAGTCTGCCtcttgattgaaaaaaaactcaaattttctcaaaaaccgacagtgcgccttataatcaggtgcgccttatatatggaccaatattgagccactacagcaggcgtgtccaaagtccggcctgcgtgtcaaatgtatatatctcatatatggacacatttttaaaatgggccattcattgaaggtgcgccttataatccggtgcgccttatagtgcggaaaatacggtattcaccACATATTCACCAAGATGTATCTTGTGTTTTTCTCTTGTTGTTGTTCTAGATGTCGACTTTGTTTGTGGACCTCCCAGCATTGGCTCAGGTTCTTGAACAAGTGCCTCTTCATCAGAGGCTCAACTTGGAAGCTGAGCTAGTTCAGGTATCGCGTTGAATTGCACACAGGAGCACTCAAGAAGATTATTTGTTCCCTCTTGAGGAACATATACTTTGTGGAGGATTAATAACACCGGAGAACACGCTGAAATTAAAAGTTTTATGAGAAGACAAGAACAACCAAAATCAATAGAAATAAATTGTTTGGACAAGGATTAGTTGAACTCTGTCTTCAGTACACTGAGGCTTTTATAGGTGAAAACACTCAAGATTACTTTGGCTGTTGGAGCAGTTCTGCTTTCCAATAATTGCAACAAACATGAGGATTTTAATTGCAAAAAAGTTCAGTGTGGTGTAACGTCTTGACACCCGTGCAGACTATTAAACCTGCCGAGCGTTGACATTAAGACATCTGCGTGAAAAtatggagatgtttttttttttttattccaggtTTCAACACCAGTCAACTTGCCCACAACGACTTTGGCCTCCAAACAGGAGACGGCCAAGCTGCCCTCATTAACACCATCGGCCGTACCTTCAAAAGACCCGAGCACCAAGACTATAAGCTTTGTTGCCAGCTCCGACTCGAAGGCTCCCTCGAGTGTTGTTACGGCCTCGGCGGACGAGCTGGATGACGAGCTGGACCAGCTGCTCACTTTAGCGAAACCACTGAACCCTGCCTCGGGAGACCAGTCTGTCAACGTTGAAAGCGCTGTTGTGATGAAAGGTTCGTACTCCAGATGATAATGAGTAGAGTCCGTTATGCACATGAGTATTTCCTCTGAAGAGCTAATCAAATAACGATTGACAGAATCTCTAAATGTTCTgaactgttttttctttttttctccaagtTGAGTTATGCTATCCCATGAGGAGGtctacatataaaaaaaaaaggcaaaatctTAGCTTGgtacatcactttttttttttttttgtcgaatATGTGTCCTGCCAATTAAAAAAACGATTTAATGTCTCCCAAGTCGGACTTTGAACTGAATCAGGAGTGCTTCTGCTCTTTTCAATTTAGCAGTTCACTCTAATTTGCCTCGATGCTAATCAACAACCAATTGCTCTTCATATGCTCATTGTTAGTTGTTTAGCTTCTTGTCCtgaggggggtaaaaaaaaaaaaaaaaaaaacatccctcaTATCTTTTTTCAATCTGTAGATTGTGACACAGTCACTGAGGTACAAACCGAAGAGAAGATGGAGGAGCCCGAAGACAACATTACCGCACCCCCTGAGTCCGCTTCTGTCAAGCAGGAAATGACTGAGGAGGACTTGGAGGACTGGTTGGACAGTATGATCTCCTGACCATTGCAGAGATGTAGAACATGGAAAGAAAAGGAGCTACAGGAAAAAACCTGCAGGAGTGAACCCCCCTCCAAAACATCCATGGTAACGTCTCTTTCAAAAGGTTTTGCTTTTGTCTAAAATACTGTCGGGGCTGCGTGCAAACAAGTAGCCACTTGCCTCGCCTAGTTGCAGTGCCCTAGCTCCGGCcgtggttgtcatggtaacaaacgGCTTTTTACATCTTGGGGGGGAATGCACAAGGGGATTAGCTGGTGAAAGTGACGAGTCATGCTTTATTGCCTCAATTAACTTTATTCATTTCCGTCCTCGTTCACATCAATGCAAAACTactacgtgtgtgtatataatgtAAACAGCAGCTGATTTGcccatcaatgttttttttttctttttcttttgttctctgTTTGGCTCTTCTATGGTGGTAACAATTGCAGACAGgcaaattaataaaacaaactgAGCAACATTTACACAACATTtatacaacattttttttttctttaacacaAAAGCCACAAAATTAGCATAAGTGTAATCGCTGTGTGTGTCAAGAGGGACAAACTTTTTGCATAGTTTCTCAAAAGGCACTTAAAGTGTATCATAAAGTGACCAGTCATGTTTACGACAGGTTTTAAAAGGCAGAAGTTTCATTTCTATGTCAGTGGtgatcaaaaaaaaatattccatagCAAGTTTCACATGCATCAAACAATTCGGACTGAGCAAATGAAAAGGTGAGAAAACATTGCATATAAGTGGCGCCATGGTATTTTAGTACCAATATGGATGCCTCCTATCAATCCAAATTcagtatcttttttatttttgctacaTTTAACAGCAGGATTTCCAGTAAACTAGAGTGAAGTTCACAGTCTGTGTCAgatcgagagaaaaaaaaaatcaccagatTAAGGCAGCCGTCTTTTAGCCCAACTGGTCCTCATATTGCTTCCGGAAACAGTCTCCGGTCGGGAAGAAGTCCCAGCATCTTTCCTGGTACATCTTCCACACATACGACTCCTGGAGGGGAAAAGGAGATGGTTATAGCGCCACCTGTTGCTGGCGTTTATGCAGACTGACATTTCAGGtaaggaagattttttttttcttggttatTGTAATAAATGTTTTGGATACCCTTGTAGAGAGTGGAAATCGGCCAAATTGCCATAATGTTCATGAGACACTGCACAACCTTAATTGTTGTgactaataaaaacattatgAAGCATCgcattcatattccaaaatggaTTCCATTTCAGTAAAGCGATACGTTAGCGTCCATCAGTATCGCGTTAAGATTCCGCTGGACGAGTTGAGTGTTTCAAAATGAGAAATCTGATATTGTCATTCAAATTCGAAAAGCGGATTGGATGACATGCATGATATGAAACCCTCTCTGTTGTCACGATTGAATTTTTGTCTTGCCTGGCCTTATTGTGGGCTTTGAAAATTTCTGCTAAATGACACCGAAACATCTTTCAAGGAGGCCGACAAGTccaaaaagtcaaagtaaacCCACACATTGTTTCCTCCTCCTGCAAAGCTACACTTATGCAACCCATCAAGTGGGCAGAAACAAGTGAAAGCTACAAACAGAAGGGTCAGGAACATTTTCATCTTTCTTTAGATATCCCAGGGCAGAGCTCTTGTGAGTTGAAATTCAAATATTCCGTCTAGTTATCATCACGTACCTGGCCTGTGTGTTCTGTCTCATCCTTGTTGATCAGGTACATCAGAAAGAACCTGCAGAAGGGAAGTAGAGTCAGACACATTtttagttttgtattttttgaagGTTAGGATTGCTTACAGGTAGTTTGCAAGGTTGTGCTCCTGTAAGGTGTGAGTTTCAAAACCGTGAGGCGTCCGATCAAAGTAGTCGTTCCCGATGCCGCAGATGAAGCATTTGGTCTAAAAGACAAATAGAATTAGCTTCATTTTCTATGTATTGTCTTCCGCTAACTAATTCATACTCTCATGGAAGGGTGTTAACTTACCTCCATGTCCTCCTTCACTTGCTCCTGCTGGTCTCTCAGCTCACCAAAGGCATCAATGATCAAACCTGCAAGGAGGGTGATTGAACGTGACACTTAACCAAAGacggaatgattttttttttaaagattaggCCAGGAACGTCAAGATACCCTGAATGATGGCCAGCAAGATGACaatgacaaagaagaagaaggtgatGTCAAAAAGGATGCGGTAGAGTTCGTAAGGGTCTCCAGCCGGGTCCTCCAACTCATCACCGATACCCCCCCCAGCTCTTACACCCACGTACATGTGGAAGAGATAGCACTGTTGcaaggaagaaaataaaaacaggaaATGCAGTCTGTTAAATAAGATTGTAAGGAGAACAGATTTGACTTTATATGAGTTCAAAGCGTTCAGTGTGACGGTTGAAAAGTTAAGAGGCAACAAGTCCTCAAAATATGGATGGCATTCCATTCAAAAGCCAAAACATTCTTTTCTCTTCAAATGTGGCCTTGCTCAAGTCTGATTGATTTCTTCCACAAAAGCTTagttatctgtttttttttaaatcggtaTTTTCAATTTGTAAAGGTACCGTCATCATGTCGTCGCACTTCATGTCCGGCTCGTCTTCGTCCTCGCTCTTATTGTAGAACCTTCTGAAGAAGTTGAAAGCTACCACTGTGTACAGATACACAACCACTGCCAGCAGACCCACTGTCAGCACCAACTGTCAGAAAAAAAGGATTCATAAAATGCGTTTTTTAATTGTTCTGTAGTCAAAATAAATTAATCTAAGATAATGGCATGACAACCTCACactaaaaatatcaaaataagaTTTGAAGGATAGCTCAGCTGAcccagaatgtaaaaaaaatctctccTGTGGCCCCCTCTGCTGGTGGCAATACATACTTGCTTGCCATTGTGAGTGACTGAAGACAGGATGGTCCGGAGAGTCTTGAAGCCCATGGCAATGTCCAGCAGATGGGCAGCAAAGAAGAAGTTGTTGAAGTGTCCAAAAATGGACATAATAGTGTACCAGATCAGATACAGGAAAGACTGTAAAAGAGAAATACACAATATGTGATGAAAACTAGTCAACAAAACTAACTCCCTTAGTAACTTACATTGTCAGTCAAAACCACTCCCAATTTCCAAATGTGATATTTTGTGTCGATTGAGCTGAGcctgtcaaaaaaaataaaaataattttaatattgttttAGAACTACGCCACCAGTGTATCTATCTAAGCCCACCAAAATCGATGCAAAAGATTTTATGAAGCAGCTGTGTTCTCACCAGGAGAGCAGGGAAGCTTCCTTCTCGACAGTCTCCACGGTGGGGTCAAAGTCCAGAGCACTCTTATCCAGGCCTAAGAGCTCGGCGATGCGCTCGGCTCCATATAAGTCCCCATATTTGTTAATCACCTACACACACAGGAAGGTGAAGCGCCTGAgccagtgatgtcacagatagGCCATGTATAGACTTTCTGccattattaataatatagacaccaaaaaaggggaaaaatccttataaaatgtcattttgggcAAAATTAATATTAAGGATTTTTAACAAACACATgatgatcgtatgattatgtggACCTTGCGTTTGATGAACTTGTCCCAGTAGTTATTTGGAAAAGACCTAGAGTAGAAAATGGAAACCACAAGGAAAAAATATTGTTATGGAGTTGAAAGTCAGGAGTTAAAAAGATTTGCTTTGACTTACGGGGTGTTGATAACCAGTCGATCCCACTGGCCTTTAATATCCTCATCAGATGGTTGCTCGGTGATGTACAAGCCATCAAACTCCAGCTTCCTGGCTATCTCCTTCTCTCGCTTGAACACCACCAAAGGAACCTAAAGTTTAAACAATCGGTGTCACAAAagccctgatttttttttttattgtaaaaacCAGtcgagaaacaaaaacacaaataaggGACGGACGAGGATAGAGATGATGGTTTGTGATGATCCTCACCTTCAGACAGTAGTATCCCACCAAACACACGAGGGAGATGACTGTGTGGAATATAGCCAGGAAACGCAGGGTTGGCAACATGTAGCCCGTGCTCTCTTGGAGAACAAACTCATCCATGTCAAAGAGCGTGTCCTCGTCATCCTTCTCCCAATGATTCTCAtcatctccttcttcttctgccGTGacctaagttaaaaaaaatgcagtcgAATTTTCATACACTggagtctttttttattttgcccctTCCAATGTAGACAAGATCATCCATactttttttgttgctgttttgtttACCTTGTAGAAGAGCAAAATGAAGTTGATGGCGAAACAGACAAACAGAGCCAGGAAACGCAGATTGTAGAAGTTGCGAGCCAGGTAATTCTGCATGAGATCCATTGAGATGAGTGGTGTCacgattaatcgacaacaaaTCGATTAGCAAATTAATCGTCGAGATTATCCAAATTTTCCGATTCCAGGATCTCAAAAGTCTGGTACAGATGAAATAATGTGTCATCTGGGGTCTTACCAGCATTTTGGTCAGATAGACATCCAGCGTGGAAAAGACTTTGGACATGAAGGCAGGAGATGCTTCTTTGGGTCGACTTGATTTCGCTTTGGGTTTCTCCTCAGCCGGTGGCTCCTTGGCTTCCTCTTTCTTAGCTTGATCTTCCTTCTCTTGGTtctctgtgctgtgtgtgtgtcattgttgTTAGAAGCTGACAGTTCTGTACTTTTTCCGAAATACTCACTCTGCTTTCTCAGGTTCACTTTCAGAAGATTCCTCAGCCTTGGCAGCAGTTTTCTACATGACAGAGAAAATGATGACTCAGCAGAAATATTGATGAGATGATTtcaatgaaaagtgatgagttCAGTTCGGAATAACAAACCTTGGAGTCTGCGGTGGAGGTCTCACTATTGAGTTCAGAGACATCCCCCAGTCcgtgctccacaagttttccgCCTTCCCTCTTGGGCACGTTCAGCATGTC encodes:
- the aven gene encoding cell death regulator Aven codes for the protein MDGRPNRGRGGGWKRGGRGGNDGDKCGSDHRGRGRGGHHRGRGRKDYHRGRGRGGDANAAEFQHWNQVERDAPEEAHSVVFSRRKLQSNWDRYEDSEKQEIPDNMPTIRGTDYHVLLGAAGDCFTQFRFSEEKDWETDTSSSTQMSTLFVDLPALAQVLEQVPLHQRLNLEAELVQVSTPVNLPTTTLASKQETAKLPSLTPSAVPSKDPSTKTISFVASSDSKAPSSVVTASADELDDELDQLLTLAKPLNPASGDQSVNVESAVVMKDCDTVTEVQTEEKMEEPEDNITAPPESASVKQEMTEEDLEDWLDSMIS